One Torulaspora globosa chromosome 5, complete sequence DNA window includes the following coding sequences:
- the CDC40 gene encoding Cdc40p (ancestral locus Anc_5.429), which yields MALVAGYNSSSESETEEVKASGDALAGGNGGAELEANNDTKRSSSFTLKAVKRRRLARQGKGPWARWSDSDTDNSDQELHEEAEHLDEFQETTEINEINTSFTETSTFYGESEKDYLNRGFLHPPVDVDIDLRKEPLSFKCYLPKKTIHVYKGHLNGTGVLKYLPKTGHLFLSGGNDNMLRIWDSYHDRQCLRDYRGHSKPIKAIDFAHDGTSFLSAAFDQSVKLWNTETGKVTTRIQLKSTPNDVRFHPTQSDVFIVGLSNSKINQYDLRVSAKEGLVQIYDHHLSGILSLKYFPDGSKFISSSEDKTVRIWENQINIPVKQISDTTQHSMPFINIHPQHKYFCTQSMDNAIYTYGMQPKYKKNAKKVFKGHHSAGYGVGFTFSPDGHYICSGDSKSKVLIWDWTTTRLLKTININGDKPVTQIAWNPQETSKIICSGGAGKIYLLD from the coding sequence ATGGCATTAGTCGCAGGATATAACTCAAGCTCAGAATCGGAAACTGAGGAGGTGAAAGCGAGTGGCGATGCTCTCGCTGGCGGAAATGGTGGTGCCGAATTAGAGGCAAATAATGACACTAAGAGAAGCTCTAGTTTCACATTGAAGGCGGTTAAAAGGAGAAGATTAGCGCGACAAGGTAAAGGTCCGTGGGCACGCTGGTCTGATTCTGATACCGACAACTCTGATCAGGAGCTTCACGAAGAAGCGGAACATCTAGATGAGTTCCAAGAAACAACTGAAATCAATGAAATCAACACGAGTTTCACTGAAACGTCTACGTTTTATGGTGAGTCCGAGAAGGACTATCTAAATCGTGGATTTCTCCATCCACCTGTGGATGTTGACATAGATCTTAGGAAAGAGCCATtatctttcaaatgctaTCTGCCGAAAAAAACAATTCACGTTTATAAGGGTCATCTCAATGGGACGGGGGTTTTGAAGTACCTGCCCAAAACTGGACATCTGTTTCTGTCGGGAGGAAATGACAACATGCTTAGAATTTGGGATTCCTATCACGACCGTCAGTGTCTACGAGACTATCGAGGTCATTCCAAACCGATCAAGGCGATAGATTTCGCTCACGATGGCACTTCGTTTCTGAGTGCTGCTTTTGATCAGAGTGTCAAGCTTTGGAACACTGAAACCGGAAAGGTAACGACTAGAATACAGCTTAAGAGCACGCCAAATGATGTACGATTCCATCCAACGCAGTCGGATGTCTTCATTGTCGGACTTTCAAACTCTAAGATCAACCAGTATGACTTACGCGTCTCAGCCAAGGAAGGTCTTGTGCAAATCTACGATCACCACTTAAGCGGTATTTTAAGTCTGAAGTACTTTCCCGATGGATCGAAGTTCATATCGTCTTCCGAAGACAAGACAGTAAGAATCTGGGAAAATCAAATTAACATACCAGTGAAGCAGATAAGTGACACAACGCAGCACTCTATGCCATTCATTAATATTCATCCACAGCACAAGTACTTCTGTACGCAGAGCATGGATAATGCAATTTACACCTATGGCATGCAACCcaaatacaagaaaaatgccaagaaggTGTTCAAGGGCCACCATTCCGCCGGTTACGGTGTCGGGTTCACATTCTCGCCTGATGGACACTACATCTGTTCTGGTGACTCAAAAAGCAAAGTGCTCATATGGGATTGGACAACAACACGACTATTAAAGACAATCAATATAAACGGCGATAAACCTGTTACGCAGATTGCTTGGAATCCACAAGAAACCAGCAAGATCATATGCTCCGGGGGCGCAGGGAAAATTTACTTGTTAGACTGA
- the ESF1 gene encoding pre-rRNA-processing protein ESF1 (ancestral locus Anc_5.430), with product MSGKESADPRFAKIYNDPKFKNVRKKGFKVKLDDRFSKKDLEVKRKTKVDRYGRKIRDQDDKELKDFDKYFEKSDEEAEKVKEKVTSIDRARGEVPSDYVSSSEDFTSSESEVSSEEELESEEESEVKLEKTEPSSGEPSKKLAVVNLDWDNVRSADLMITFSSFLPPDGKITEIAIYPSEFGKERMQREEVEGPPKELFKKSKKKSKKREDDDSDSDVDIKDLYEEGDADKNVDNKALRQYQLDRLRYYYAIVSCNSVKAAESIYKNCDGTEYESTANIFDLRYVPDGMEFDENPRDVCSELPKNYKPLQFSTDALQHSNVKLTWDETPADRLDVAKRAFTQKEIEDMDFKAYLASDSDGSEDDLGVESKDKLRSLVNGASAFDFSKQDAKIGIEDDSEVDMEITFTPGLDEKGDAAPKEDQEESTIDKIRRKEKERRKARKARVKELKQQAETEKKAKLKSLKQKTDQNEEQDSKLKAELELLMMEDEEDNHSSLNKKAHFNMNEILKSEKEKKKKNKYQDRKKIVEDDFKPDLQDSRFKEVFEGHDFAIDPSQPEYRDTKAMKEILAERSKRSRKNKSRKRRPSVQAGDADEKSDIAGIVAKLKKTGSKKIKS from the coding sequence ATGTCGGGAAAGGAGAGCGCCGATCCCagatttgcaaagatcTATAATGATCCAAAGTTCAAAAATGTCAGaaagaaaggcttcaaagtGAAGCTTGATGATCGTTTCAGCAAAAAGGACCTGGAAGTCAAGCGTAAAACCAAGGTTGACAGATATGGGAGAAAGATCAGGGATCAAGACGATAAGGAATTGAAGGATTTTGACAAGTATTTCGAGAAAAGCGACGAGGAGGCTGAAAAAGTCAAGGAAAAGGTCACTAGCATTGATCGGGCGCGTGGTGAGGTACCTAGCGATTATGTAAGCTCGTCTGAGGACTTtacttcttcagagtctGAAGTCTCCAGcgaggaggagctggagagcgaagaagaatcgGAGGTGAAATTGGAGAAGACTGAACCGTCGTCCGGAGAGCCATCCAAGAAGTTAGCTGTAGTCAACTTGGATTGGGATAATGTGAGGTCTGCAGATTTAATGATTACTTTCTCAAGTTTTTTGCCTCCTGATGGTAAGATCACTGAGATAGCGATATATCCAAGCGAGTTTGGGAAAGAAAGAATGCAGAGGGAAGAGGTGGAGGGTCCACCAAAGGAACTATTTAAAAAGAGCAAaaagaaatccaagaagagGGAAGACGATGACAGCGATTCCGATGTGGACATCAAAGATCTCTATGAGGAAGGCGACGCGGACAAAAATGTGGATAACAAAGCTTTGCGTCAATATCAGCTTGATAGGCTAAGATACTACTATGCGATAGTTAGTTGCAACAGCGTGAAGGCGGCAGAAAGTATATACAAGAATTGTGATGGTACCGAATACGAATCAACAGCCAATATTTTCGATTTAAGGTATGTGCCGGATGGTATGGAATTTGACGAAAACCCCAGGGACGTATGTTCCGAACTGCCCAAAAATTATAAGCCACTTCAATTTAGTACAGACGCTTTGCAACATTCCAACGTTAAGCTCACTTGGGATGAGACACCCGCTGATCGACTTGATGTTGCCAAACGTGCGTTCACCCAAAAGGAAATTGAAGACATGGATTTCAAAGCTTATTTAGCGTCCGACTCGGACGGGTCCGAAGACGATCTTGGTGTCGAGTCGAAAGATAAACTGAGGTCATTGGTCAACGGGGCTTCCGCTTTTGACTTCTCCAAACAGGACGCAAAGATCGGGATCGAAGACGATAGCGAGGTAGATATGGAGATAACGTTTACTCCTGGTCTAGATGAAAAGGGCGATGCTGCTCCAAaggaagatcaagaagagtCGACCATAGACAAGATACGTCGTAAGGAAAAGGAGCGTCGTAAGGCAAGAAAGGCTAGGGTGAAAGAACTGAAACAACAAGCTGAAACCGAAAAGAAGGCCAAGTTAAAGTCCCTAAAGCAGAAAACAgatcaaaatgaagagCAAGACTCAAAGTTGAAGGCGGAGCTTGAACTACTCATGatggaagatgaagaagataacCACAGCTCTTTGAATAAGAAGGCCCATTTCAATATGAATGAGATACTGAAAAgtgagaaagaaaagaagaagaagaacaagtACCAGGACAGGAAAaaaattgttgaagatgatttcAAGCCTGATCTCCAGGATTCAAggttcaaagaagtttttGAGGGCCATGATTTCGCAATCGATCCATCTCAGCCCGAATACAGAGATACAAAAGCGATGAAGGAGATTTTAGCTGAGCGTAGCAAGCGGTCGCGTAAGAACAagtcaaggaagagaagacCATCGGTGCAGGCTGGGGATGCCGATGAAAAGAGCGACATCGCTGGCATCGTTGCCAAACTGAAAAAGACAGGAAGCAAGAAAATAAAAAGTTAA
- the KEI1 gene encoding Kei1p (ancestral locus Anc_5.433), whose amino-acid sequence MNPKQFRLPKSFFGFLPLYLGVEIALGISILNKCSGAYGILALFTGHPLHFSQWLLYIWSIITLIICAQGLYQVHKPSVLTFSHIFVTFVIDTAVTCLFSVWFTAQWYSLEGNSGSTDKTKSSYSEDPVDYSTKISDQGASESFEYGVTIFITVLSLAAKLYFTFLMASFVQELLLHPRYMLDQDDVEQDLKNQSSWKRWWVKSQKICYNISKSMLV is encoded by the exons ATGAATCCTAAACAGTTCAGGCTCCCAAAG TCATTCTTTGGGTTTCTTCCCCTCTACCTTGGTGTTGAAATTGCTCTAGGCATCTCGATCCTGAATAAGTGCAGCGGTGCTTACGGTATTCTGGCGCTATTCACGGGCCATCCTTTGCATTTCTCTCAGTGGTTGCTCTACATCTGGTCGATTATAACGCTGATCATATGCGCCCAAGGTCTCTACCAGGTTCATAAGCCTAGCGTGCTGACGTTCTCCCACATCTTCGTCACCTTCGTGATCGACACGGCCGTCACCTGTCTCTTCAGCGTATGGTTCACCGCGCAATGGTACAGCCTCGAGGGAAACAGCGGCAGCACCGACAAGACTAAGAGCTCTTACAGCGAAGACCCAGTCGATTACTCAACTAAGATAAGCGACCAAGGCGCCAGCGAAAGTTTCGAGTATGGTGTGACGATTTTCATCACCGTACTCTCTCTGGCGGCGAAATTGTACTTCACTTTCCTCATGGCCTCTTTCGTGCAGGAGCTACTACTGCATCCCAGATACATGCTGGACCAAGATGACGTGGAACAGGACCTGAAGAACCAGTCGTCCTGGAAACGGTGGTGGGTCAAGTCCCAAAAAATCTGTTACAACATATCCAAGAGTATGCTGGTGTGA
- the RIO1 gene encoding protein kinase RIO1 (ancestral locus Anc_5.432), with translation MSLEDDFDRLHVSSQSRQHTDIQLLDRHSHNINTDELSFTRAKTSKDKANRATVENVLDPRTMRFLKSLMNRGVISDFNGCLSTGKEANVYHAFAGYGEAGSPDDQEAGHEKRELAIKIYKTSILVFKDRERYVDGEFRFRNSRSQHNPRKMIKIWAEKEFRNLRRIHQSGVIPTPEPVEVKNNVLVMEFLSRGDGFASPRLKDYVFADRSEIYHFYYVMLAYIRLLYQVCRLVHADLSEYNAIIHMGKLYIIDVSQSVEPEHPMSLDFLRMDIKNINSYFEKLGISIFPERLIFQFVISERLDKFDGNYRSYYDLSDYVSKHLPIKSSAKDADEDEIFRSLHLVRSLEGLEERDFDRFTDGKFDLLKSLIAHDNERNFSAVKDVSGSNEASEASESETDSGNDEDSEAEDELASSGNESDGSDEDDDEDNKYLNKKPKGKKFEDKEEKKKRKQEAKESKKEKRQTKVKKHVKKKLIKKTKSKK, from the coding sequence ATGTCGTTGGAGGATGATTTTGATAGGCTCCACGTCTCGAGCCAGAGTAGACAACATACTGATATCCAACTTTTAGACAGACATAGTCATAACATCAACACAGATGAACTGTCGTTCACCAGGGCGAAGACAAGCAAGGATAAGGCCAACAGAGCGACGGTTGAAAACGTCTTGGATCCGAGGACCATGAGATTTTTGAAATCTCTGATGAATAGGGGTGTAATTTCAGATTTTAATGGCTGTTTAAGCACAGGGAAGGAAGCAAACGTGTACCACGCATTCGCTGGATATGGCGAAGCTGGAAGCCCCGATGACCAGGAGGCAGGACATGAGAAGCGAGAGCTGGCTATCAAGATATATAAGACCTCGATTCTTGTGTTCAAGGACCGCGAAAGATATGTCGATGGAGAGTTCCGCTTCAGAAACTCTAGGTCGCAACATAACCcaaggaagatgatcaagatctgGGCTGAGAAGGAATTTAGGAACCTCAGAAGAATCCATCAGAGTGGTGTCATCCCGACGCCCGAGCCTGTTGAGGTGAAAAATAATGTTTTAGTAATGGAGTTCCTAAGTCGAGGCGATGGGTTTGCATCACCTCGCTTGAAAGACTACGTTTTTGCGGACCGATCAGAGATATATCACTTCTATTATGTTATGCTGGCTTATATCAGGTTACTCTATCAAGTTTGCCGATTAGTTCACGCGGATCTGTCGGAATACAACGCTATTATCCATATGGGGAAGCTCTACATAATCGATGTGTCTCAGAGTGTCGAGCCAGAACATCCCATGAGTTTAGATTTCCTGAGAATGGACATCAAGAACATAAACTCGTATTTCGAGAAATTGGGCATAAGCATATTCCCAGAACGTctcatttttcagtttgTGATCTCCGAAAGACTGGACAAGTTCGACGGTAACTACCGCAGTTATTATGATCTAAGTGACTACGTCTCTAAACACTTACCGATCAAATCTTCTGCGAAGGAtgcagatgaagacgaaATATTTCGAAGCCTCCATCTAGTCAGAAGTTTAGAAGGTCTGGAAGAACGCGATTTCGATAGGTTCACGGATGGTAAATTCGATTTACTGAAAAGTTTGATTGCGCATGATAACGAGCGCAATTTCAGCGCAGTAAAGGATGTCTCTGGTTCGAATGAAGCCAGTGAGGCATCTGAAAGCGAGACTGATTCAGGCAATGACGAGGACAgtgaagctgaagatgaattAGCGTCGAGTGGCAATGAGTCCGATGGCtcagatgaggatgatgatgaagacaatAAGTATCTTAACAAGAAACCAAAAGGCAAGAAATTTGAGGataaagaggaaaagaagaagcggaaaCAGGAGGCCAAAGAGtccaagaaagagaaaagacAAACCAAAGTTAAAAAGCatgtcaagaagaagctaatTAAAAAGACTAAATCAAAAAAATAA
- the RPT5 gene encoding proteasome regulatory particle base subunit RPT5 (ancestral locus Anc_5.428) yields MATLEELDAQQLPGDDEVDQEILNLPTHELQTRTKLLDNEIRIFRSELQRLSHENNVMLEKIKDNKEKIKNNRQLPYLVANIVEIMDMDALGDKENSEAVTQSGNLNLDNTAEGKAAVVKTSSRQTVFLPMVGLVDPDTLKPNDLVGVNKDSYLILETLPSEFDSRVKAMEVDEKPTETYSDVGGLDKQIEELVEAIVLPMKRADKFKDMGIKAPKGALMYGPPGTGKTLLARACAAQTNATFLKLAAPQLVQMFIGEGAKLVRDAFALAKEKAPAIIFIDELDAIGTKRFDSEKSGDREVQRTMLELLNQLDGFGSDDRVKVLAATNRVDVLDPALLRSGRLDRKIEFPLPTEDARAQILQIHSRKMTTDDDINWQELARSTDEFNGAQLKAVSVEAGMIALRNGQSSVKHEDFVDAIGEVQARKSKSVSFYA; encoded by the coding sequence ATGGCgactttggaagaattggatGCTCAACAGTTACCGGGTGACGATgaagttgatcaagaaatcttgaaTCTGCCCACTCATGAATTGCAGACCAGAACGAAGCTGCTCGATAATGAGATACGTATCTTCAGGTCTGAGTTACAGAGGTTGTCGCACGAAAACAATGTCATGCTGGAGAAGATAAAGGAtaacaaggaaaagatcaagaacaacaGGCAGCTGCCCTATTTGGTGGCTAACATTGTGGAAATTATGGATATGGATGCATTGGGAGACAAGGAAAACAGCGAGGCGGTCACTCAGAGTGGGAACTTGAACTTAGATAACACCGCAGAGGGTAAAGCCGCCGTGGTGAAGACTTCCTCCAGGCAAACGGTTTTCTTACCTATGGTGGGACTTGTGGACCCAGATACTTTGAAGCCAAACGATTTGGTGGGCGTTAACAAGGACTCATATCTGATTTTGGAGACTTTGCCTTCGGAGTTTGATTCTCGCGTTAAAGCCATGGAGGTTGACGAGAAACCGACGGAAACGTACTCCGATGTCGGTGGTTTAGATAAACAAATAGAGGAACTGGTTGAAGCTATTGTGCTGCCCATGAAACGTGCTGATAAGTTTAAGGATATGGGGATCAAGGCTCCCAAGGGGGCTTTGATGTACGGACCTCCGGGCACCGGTAAAACTCTACTGGCTCGTGCTTGCGCGGCTCAGACGAATGCtactttcttgaaattaGCCGCTCCTCAACTTGTCCAAATGTTTATCGGTGAAGGTGCCAAGCTAGTCAGAGACGCATTCGCGTTAGCTAAAGAGAAGGCTCCAGCGATTATTTTTATCGATGAGTTAGATGCTATTGGTACCAAGAGATTCGACTCAGAGAAGTCGGGTGATAGAGAAGTGCAAAGAACTATGTTGGAACTCTTAAATCAACTGGATGGTTTTGGATCTGATGACCGCGTCAAAGTCTTGGCAGCTACCAACAGAGTTGATGTGCTGGATCCAGCTTTGCTGAGATCTGGTAGATTAGACAGAAAGATTGAATTCCCTCTGCCTACCGAAGACGCCAGAGCCcaaattttgcaaattcATTCGAGAAAAATGACGACGGACGATGACATAAATTGGCAGGAGTTGGCTAGATCAACAGATGAGTTTAATGGTGCACAGTTAAAAGCAGTATCGGTGGAAGCAGGTATGATTGCCTTGAGAAATGGGCAATCCTCCGTCAAGCATGAAGATTTTGTTGACGCCATAGGTGAAGTGCAGGCAAGAAAATCAAAGTCTGTATCATTCTATGCATAA
- a CDS encoding uncharacterized protein (ancestral locus Anc_5.434) encodes MSTAVSKNTSTIKLNTGYTIPQVGLGTWRSKENEGYKAVLTALQAGYRHIDDAAIYLNEEEVGRAIKDSGVPREEIFLTTKLWNTQQRTPEEALNQSLKRLGVDYVDLYLMHWPVPFRTETIKDGNYLTIPKKADGRPDVDEEWNFVKTWELMQELPKTGKVRSVGVSNFSINNLKELLSSPGNKLTPAVNQIELHPLLPEFALVDFCKEHGIVVEAYSPFGGQDAPVLDDNIINQIAKDHGADAGQVIVSWGVQRGIVTLPKSVTPARVVSNLQTFKLSDDEFRSISQLTNSKKPKRTNAPDMSPFPLFE; translated from the coding sequence ATGTCTACAGCGGTAAGCAAGAATACATCTACTATCAAATTGAACACTGGATACACAATTCCCCAGGTAGGCTTGGGAACGTGGAGGTCGAAGGAAAATGAGGGATACAAGGCAGTCCTAACAGCCCTACAGGCCGGTTACAGACATATCGACGACGCTGCTATCTACCtcaatgaggaagaagtcgGCAGAGCAATCAAGGACTCGGGTGTTCCTCGTGAGGAGATTTTCCTCACCACAAAGCTGTGGAATACTCAGCAACGGACGCCTGAAGAAGCGCTGAATCAATCTCTGAAGAGACTCGGGGTGGATTACGTCGACCTATACCTGATGCACTGGCCAGTTCCGTTCAGGACTGAAACTATCAAGGACGGTAACTACTTGACTATTCCCAAGAAGGCTGATGGCAGACCAGATGTTGACGAAGAGTGGAATTTTGTCAAGACCTGGGAGTTGATGCAAGAATTGCCCAAGACCGGTAAGGTGAGAAGTGTTGGTGTTTctaatttttcaatcaatAACTTGAAAGAGCTGCTGTCATCGCCAGGTAACAAGTTGACTCCCGCTGTTAACCAAATAGAACTGCATCCATTACTGCCTGAGTTTGCCTTGGTTGATTTCTGTAAGGAGCACGGCATTGTTGTCGAAGCTTACTCGCCATTTGGTGGTCAAGACGCTCCAGTGTTGGACGACAACATCATTAATCAAATTGCCAAGGACCATGGTGCTGATGCAGGCCAGGTCATTGTTAGCTGGGGTGTCCAAAGAGGTATAGTCACTCTCCCCAAGTCAGTAACGCCAGCGAGAGTCGTTTCAAATCTCCAGACCTTCAAATTGTCTGATGACGAATTTAGGTCTATTAGCCAATTAACAAATAGCaaaaagccaaagagaaCTAACGCCCCAGATATGTCTCCTTTCCCACTCTTTGAGTAA
- the RTC5 gene encoding Rtc5p (ancestral locus Anc_5.431) yields MGQQTSVPQGDQNEADNKGKRFASSVDLMQYFNKRAIGFFSVAEIAAFKSRFDGRKLSATIKSADLAEWLHIPGDSVLLCQMIYEFVRVLSNFPLMKDAFEEVTGVGLLKAILLSDPVRCHKYVGVKNYDYLKLLFIAFSTRKSVKEELSSGSSTSLEEGEDLKKLIRNYNGIAVDELVLDAKLLLQLLTWLLLLTSHCPTGNCEFPDETAYNDWSSYKQAATCLLRAMNPEIISVSDLQSVTFEQFSSSIKAIMPNIFRPLQKLMEHLLYRDEDLVACLLDTGNLRNRSKLMTQPVLAQLFVSLPDKLSVSNLQKLYVGSESGFSMRSLQAKVFKWMAPTLLLVSGKSILDDEEFSKSNPRYRKFLSEFPKLKEGTPNPFDLRSNKTKVTFAIYVPDPWRVTNKDFFGGLGTTIVQLAPIQDVFKAVKDGTMYFNTMGGGIGIGDNQPQIKASSKSYSVGNVSLTIDNTLEFAAFRQTGYGGIFSPSSRLKEIHKENRPFEVRFLIQHVEVWGCGGEKELEEQYKKWQWEEAEAKRRQQINLRSIGEDRALLEMAGIIGHAQSGGSI; encoded by the coding sequence ATGGGACAGCAAACTTCTGTGCCACAGGGTGACCAAAATGAGGCGGACAATAAGGGGAAACGATTTGCATCCAGCGTCGATCTTATGCAGTATTTCAACAAGAGGGCCATCGGTTTCTTCAGCGTTGCAGAAATAGCAGCATTCAAGAGCAGATTTGACGGTCGAAAGCTAAGTGCCACTATCAAGTCTGCGGATTTGGCAGAGTGGCTACATATCCCAGGTGACAGCGTGTTGCTCTGTCAGATGATCTATGAGTTTGTTCGTGTTCTTAGCAACTTCCCGTTAATGAAGGATGCGTTTGAAGAGGTTACTGGTGTTGGTTTGTTAAAGGCGATTCTTTTGAGTGATCCTGTTAGATGCCACAAGTACGTAGGAGTCAAAAACTATGACTATCTGAAGCTGTTGTTCATTGCATTCAGCACAAGGAAATCTGTAAAGGAGGAACTATCGTCAGGATCATCGACATCCTTAGAAGAGGGCGAGGATCTAAAGAAGCTCATCCGCAATTACAATGGCATAGCCGTTGATGAGCTCGTTTTAGACGCCAAATtgcttctgcagcttttAACGTGGTTGCTGCTTCTAACTTCTCATTGTCCCACGGGCAATTGTGAGTTCCCTGATGAGACGGCCTATAACGACTGGAGTTCGTATAAGCAGGCGGCAACATGTTTGTTAAGAGCGATGAACCCAGAGATCATTTCCGTCTCGGACTTGCAGAGTGTCACTTTTGAGCAATTTTCCAGTTCAATCAAAGCTATTATGCCAAATATTTTCAGACCCCTACAAAAACTGATGGAACACCTGTTATATCGAGATGAAGACTTGGTTGCCTGCCTACTGGATACTGGAAATTTGAGAAACAGGTCAAAGTTGATGACACAGCCTGTCTTGGCACAACTGTTCGTTTCTCTTCCTGACAAGTTATCAGTTTCCAATCTACAGAAGCTTTACGTGGGTAGCGAGAGCGGATTCTCAATGAGATCCTTGCAGGCAAAGGTTTTCAAATGGATGGCCCCTACTTTACTGCTTGTTAGCGGCAAAAGCattcttgatgatgaagaatttagCAAAAGTAACCCCAGATACAGAAAATTTCTATCAGAGTTCCCAAAGTTGAAAGAGGGAACTCCAAACCCATTCGATTTGCGGAGCAACAAAACTAAAGTTACTTTCGCCATATACGTTCCTGACCCGTGGAGAGTAACGAACAAAGACTTCTTTGGAGGTCTGGGAACGACCATCGTACAACTCGCTCCTATACAGGATGTTTTTAAAGCCGTCAAAGACGGTACGATGTATTTCAACACAATGGGCGGTGGGATTGGAATTGGAGATAACCAACCACAAATTAAGGCGAGCTCAAAATCGTATTCAGTGGGCAATGTGTCATTAACCATAGATAACACACTTGAATTTGCAGCCTTCCGCCAGACGGGTTACGGAGGCATATTCAGTCCCAGTTCCCGACTGAAAGAAATCCACAAGGAGAACAGGCCATTCGAGGTCAGGTTTTTGATCCAGCATGTCGAAGTTTGGGGTTGTGGAGGTGAGAAAGAGCTAGAGGAGCAGTACAAGAAGTGGCAATGGGAAGAAGCCGAGGCAAAAAGGCGCCAGCAGATCAATTTACGCAGTATAGGCGAAGACCGAGCTCTGCTTGAGATGGCTGGAATAATCGGGCATGCACAAAGTGGCGGCTCTATTTAA